ctaatcggccgtgaccctttatatttatagggtggggttgacttatcccgcaagaaatcctgtttacagatctaaatctataaaaatctctagttgtactcggactctacctagaccggttggtgccaattttgaccgtcaacccACTGACCTATATATAATCTGTAGGCACTGAGCCTTCCAATACCAGTACGTAACTGCTACCAACCAACTTGTGCTTCACTGTGAGAGACCCAAAGGCCGAAGCTTCCACTGACTAGCTACTAGTACTAGGCTGCATGAGCAACGTCAACTGGAAACTGAAATTCGAATTCATGGACATTCTCTATTCACCTAATCACTTCCTTTTCAGTAAACTTGAGCTCCTTATTATTTTCCACTGCATATAGGATCGGATAGTTATGGAGCGTGCAGCAGTGATCGTAGAAGCATTTCTCAACCCTGTGATGGTGACAGTGTAAAAATATGATTTGTATTTCTAGGTAACAGAAAATCATTCACCgactacaaaaaaaaataattcaGCCCTATTTGAATCTGTTATACTTCGCTCAAGTGTATTTTGCAGTGTAAGGAATAGGaccaaatctcaccaaaaaaaATCTACTCCTAGATGAGACAGGGACAACTCTTTAACCATTTCGTCCGTTTCTCAATCACATCCCGGGCTTTAAGCCCATGACACTGGCCTAAGAGAAAGCTAATATAAGCCCACAGGGAAAGCCTAACACGTTGGCCCATTAAAAAGCCTTGCGTCGTTCTCGCTTGCTCGCGGCCATGGCGAATCCCcgcggggcgccgccgctcctcctccacccccgcCACCGGCGTCTCCTGCGCTCGCCGATCTCGCGCTGCGCCTCGCTGCTCTTCGCCTTcgccgtgctcctcctcctttccGCCCTGCGCCAGCTCGCGCGGGTCGACTTCCCCCGTCCGGACGCACCCCGCCAGGCCCGTCTCGTGATCCCTACCTCTCCAGTTTcgttactttttttttgtgaaagatCACTGCAGTTTCATTACTGCTAGCTTGTTGCTTGCTGCTGTTTCAGCGCACGAATTGGTGCGTTAGGCGTCTGGTTCTGGCTGCAATGCGATATTGCTGAATGCCCGAATTTGCCTTGTTTGGGCTTATGTTGCTACTCGAGTTAATCTCATTTTTTTTGATCTGTGGACATGTCCCAAGACCAAAATTCCCCTGGTTATCTTGTCTACACAACAGCTGCTAGTGACTATGCAATGTAACATAGCTATAGACGACCTTCCCAGAGGTGAAGCTGGCACTGGATTTACCATGGTGTACAAGAGTTTGCAGCAGCAAATGGTGAATTTAAGTCTAGCTAGTGGTAAATTTTCTTTTTACCCTGGTTCATGGGCACCAGGCAGCAACAATGTGGCGTCGCACCTGGATGTTCCTGAAAGGCTGAAACTATTAGTAGCTGCTAAATTGTTAGTGTTCTTCAAACAAAAGATTCGAGCTGGATGGAGCAAACTGTTCCTGAAATCAATACTGGTGTAAAAAAGTTGTAGGAGTCAAAGTTAGACCAAGATTGAGCATCCACAGCATCTTGAGTCTTAAGAATAGGCCAATTCTGGATCGTGTTGCTAATTGAAAGTAAAATGTTATATCTAGGGGAAGCATATCAGAAATGTTAAGCTTGAGAAAATTAAGAAGGGCATAGTTGCAAAGTTTGATGTTTGGTTTTGACACCTTTATTTTGGATGGTCAAGTTAGATACCTGATCAATAATGTGTTCTTTAATGATGGTTTTTGTGCTATTAATATTTTCTATGCGCAAGCATGTGCAATCGAAGACTCGCAGAGTACCAATTGAAGCTTATATGTCTTTGGGTTTTAGGCACCTAAAGTTACTTTGCATGTTGCATCCCTGAGAAACCAAATTGACATTAGTATATTGATTCCCGGAGTGTAGTGATAGCGCTACTCTTACAAACCCGGTTTTCATTGAATTGAAGCAATAATTGATCTTCAGGGGTCAAGTGAGCACCTGTGGGCGTCTAACGGCTACGGTTATAATGCTTGTGTTACACCAACCTCTAGATATAAGGGTAAGTTTCTTTCTGTGCACTAgctttatttttttagagattAATTCAAACCTATGACAGTTTCCTTTTCATTTTACAAAGGTGGGATTGCTCTAGGTGTCCATGGCATAAAATGATTTAGCGCTTAGCAGTAGTTGATTTTAATCTACAGTTTAGTGAAGAGACCAGCTCTTTGTGTTGACATCTGCTTCATGTATACGCTTCATGCTCCTGATTTCTTCCTTTTCACATTTTCTGaaattattataattttttttgttggtttTAATGCTTTTAGATCTCCCTGTAAGTTAGTAAATGAAACATGAAGGTTTGATTTGAGGATTTCCTAATTTCTTAGTGTGCACCATATCTACGATAGGAGCATGGGAGGAACAGAACAATGACCAATTTGTAACTCATCTTATAACTGTTCTTTTCGCAGTCAAATAACCCTATTCTTGTTTTTttgtatatatatgcaaatatacaTGCAATCTGATGTAGGAACAGTACTCATACGAAAATGGTTCAAAGATATGCATATGTGGTATTGTGATAACGTTTTTGTCATTGTAATTATGTTGACGACTCTGACAATGCCTTTGCATTATCAGTTCCAGGCGAGTCAGATCGCTATATGACTGTCAGAAGTAATGGAGGACTCAACCAAATGCGCACTGGAGTAAGTCCAGTACACCAAAATTTAGCTTTGGGCTCATCTTTGTCTATCTTAATGTCAGCATGCTTTCAAATCGACAAATATATATTTGTTCTTGTTCAAATAATAgcttcatttcttttttctcgTGTCTTCTGATTAATTTGCGCCGTTATGTTTTCACACAGTTATTATTATGTTATTCGTAATTTCCATATGTAACGTCCATAAATTTATGATTTCCTATACTTAATTGGAGCCTAATCTTCCCTCTGCAGATCTGTGATATGGTTGCAGTTGCTCGTTTGGTTAATGCAACACTTGTTATCCCTCAGTTAGACAAGCGATCCTTCTGGCAAGACACCAGGTGCTAGTGTTAGGTTATTGTCAGATATTCTGTCTGATTGCCCTttttttgttttagtttaaCAACTTGCACTGCTATCTACAGTACATTTAAAGACATCTTTGATCAGCCTCATTTTATTAAAGCTCTGGAAGGAGATGTACACATTGTGGGTGACTTGCCTGAAAGCTTGCAATCTGCTCCAAGAGCCCGGAAACACTTCACCTCATGGTCTGGTGCGAGTTATTATGAGGAAGTGAAAGAGCTCTGGAAGAATCAGAAGGTAGTTCTTCAATTAACTTTCGCAGTTCACTCCCTCAGGAGTTGTGCATAAAAACTATTGCTTTTGCTTTGAAATAAATAGTGACCTTTCTGTTTAATTAAATTATccactacttttttttttgcttgttaTAATATGTTGAACTTATATGATCTGATGTCTTGTTTCATGGGAATGTGTTGAGAATGTTACGGTATAGGGAGAGGAATAACATTGATAACAGTGCTCTAGTTGCAATCATTGCCTTGTAGGGAGAGAGATAACattgtatggatgttgcctgtaTGCAGTATTGCATCATTCTCATGGCTGTGGTTGTTAGAGTTTTCTATGCTGCAAACATGATTGCATGGTTTAGCTGTCCTTGATATGGTATTTCGTTTTAGCCTTGATATAATTGTTTTGAGCACTGTTAGTACACTAGTCATGAAGTTGAAATGAGCCATCGGAGGATAGACTTGCCAATAGTGGATGGCGTAGGAGGCTTGTCTAGTAAATTGAGGCCTTGAGGGAGGAGGATGGGAGGTAGAGTAAAGGAAAGGGATATTGGAAACATTTGCATATGGTGGGATGGAATGATGAGGTTGCCACGGCATGGCACCAGGGGTAAGGATATGCAGTATTTGGATGCCCTGTTGTCTTTCTTCCCTCCAAGAAAACCGGGCAATTGGCCCAAGGAGCAAGTTTACCTTGTAAGCCTGTGTCACTCCTCCCTTGTTTGCCTCTTCACCTGGTTTCCTCAACCTCCCTCATGTCCTCATCTATCATTTTCTCCCATTGATAACAATGGTTCTTGGCAAGTTAGCATCACTCTTTTACTAATGCAAAGTAAGCATTGCCTATTATCTGTGTTAAAGTAGAAGTTCTAGTTTTACCTGGATACTGAAGTCTGAAACCTATTGTATGATCTCACCTCTCTATCTCGTGCAGGTAGTTCACATCCCAAAATCCGACTCACGACTTGCTAACAACGGTCTTCCAATTGATATCCAGAGATTGAGATGCCGCTGTCTTTACCAAGCACTCCGTTTTTCAGATCCAATCGAGGACCTAGGAAAGGCATGAACAAGTCTTAATAAACTGTACATTTCTTTAACTCAGAATCTACAGTCTTCAATTTGCAGTTGAAGATTTATGGCAGCCTTTAAATTAGGTTCTGAGTCAACATAACACTTACACAACAGAAGCTGGTGGATCTTCTAAGGTATCGTGGAAAATTCATCGCTCTTCATCTACGATATGAAAAGGATATGCTAGCATTTACGGGATGCACTTATGGTCTAAGTGATTTGGAAGCAAATGAGTTGACAATTATGAGGTATGCACAACCAATGAACATCCATATAATTCTATTTCTACACGCTCGTTGTATTAATTTTCTCTCACTTCACAATAGAGAGAGAACAAGCCACTGGAAattgaaggacataaactcaaCTGAACAGAGATCTGAAGGCAACTGTCCACTGACTCCAAATGAGGTGGGCATTTTTCTTCGCGCTATGGGCTATCCTGAATCCACATGGATCTATCTTGCAGCAGGTGAAATTTATGGTGGTGATAAGTATATATCAAAATTGAGGTCATACTTCCCAAATTTAGTTAGCAAGGTAGTTTCGCTTTGCCTGTTTTGTTGGTTGGATCAGCCGCTTCCCAGCTATGCTACTAAACATACATTTTTACAGGAGATGCTAGCAACAAAAGAAGAGCTTGAGAAATTCAATAATCACGCTTCTCAAGTTGCAGCCCTTGATTACATAATTTCAGTTGAAAGTGATGTGTTTGTTCCATCACACTCTGGCAATATGGCGAAAGCTGTAGAAGGCCACCGTCGATTTTTGGGGCATCGCAAGACTATCACTCCTGATAGGTAAAGATGAGACTTTCCGTTTCCTGAAAGCCTGTCTTCCTTTATTGAATCTTGATGTTTCCCtgatttctatttttcttccaGAACAAGTTTTCAGGTAATAAGTGCACTGATATTTGTCATATtgaaattatttatttatttttgcatgTACATATGTGCACATGTGGATGAAGACATGAAGTTATAGATCTTTTGGTTGTATTGTATCCTTTTACTTTGCATTCTTTTCTTGATATTCGGGTGTTATCAATCTTCACCACGTATCAAGTGCTTGCTTAGTTCCTTTTTCAACATTACTCTATTTAATCTGCAGGAGAGGATTGGTGGAACTCTTTGATTTACTGGAAAAAGGGGACCTCATGGAAGGTCCACAGCTGTCCTCTCTTGTTACTGACTTGCATAAATACAGGTGATTTTATTTATAGTATGAATGTCTTATGCATAGCATTTCTTTATTGCAATTCAAAGATTGTATTAAGAATGCATTTCACTGTTTGCAGACAAGGGGCTCCTAGGAAAAGATATGGCTCCTTGCCAGGAAGCAAGGGCAGAGCACGGCTTAGGACTGAGGAATCTTTTTATGAAAACCCACTTCCTGAGTGCATTTGTCTGACTGGGAAGCACTGATGTGTTGCCGATGTATAGGTATGCATCTATTGGTCATTACGCAGTTGATACTGTTTGTTAGCTTTGAGATACAACACTGCTGATTGAAGTGTCTTAAGCAAACGGTAGCACCTGAAAGAATCTTTCTGGATGAGCTGACATCTTTCCTTAATTACAGCTTTGTATAGTGACACCCCTCACTCGCATTGGAAGTGCACTAGTGCTTCTCACTGGGCATTGGAGCTTTACTGACGCTTTGAGACTAGAAGGGTACTCTATGACGCAATTCACTAAAGGATGCCTACCTTCCAGTGAGCGACATCCAATGACCTTGTTGGCCTAGATAGACTGGCCCCTGCAACCAAGCAACTCTTCATGAGTGGGTTCGTTGCCACTGTTGAGAAATTTGAAGAGCAGGTTGTAGCCATGAAAGTTTCGAACAACATACGTGATATATGCATTTGCAAGGATCTGTAGCCCTCAGGCAAtatctgaattttttttgttcttacAAGCATTTAGCCAGAGCAAGCTTAACATACTGTTGAACTGCTTCAGCTTTCTAATTTTAAGCGACCATCAAAGCTGATGTTCACTTATCCTCTCTACATAATAGCATCCCTCATGTCCTCTAATCGTGTTTACAAAAAGCAGTGCTGTAAAAGAAGCCATGGAAACTCTACACGACACGAAATGATTCTGCTATTTGTTTCAGATCCTTGTAATGCCTCTTCCATTGCAGACCTGCAATCACAGCTGCTGTTCAGGATAAAAAAAAAGTTCCAATAAATAACATAGGACTACGTTTCTGAGACTAAGAGCGAAGGTTTACCGTTTGCAGTTACGCTGAACAGGTAGAGCCTGTTCCCAGCAGCAGTGGCTGTAATGAACACATGCGGTGGCTCCAACTCAAACTGGTAGTAAGTTCTTCCTGAATGTTCTGCTGTCGCTGAGGACAAGACCTTCCCTTCCACATTCTCTCCGATGACCTCTGGACCAAAGGCACTGATCACCTTCTCCGGGTTGCCAATCTTCTCGATGGTCGCATCATCAAGATCATCTGTTCGACAGAATTACCAGTGATCACCATGTTTTTATCCTGAGAAGATCTTGCAGTATAGCATCATGTTCAGAAGGATATGTTCCTCACCTGCAAACCTGCGAACTGGAGCTACGATGACGAACAACCGGCCCTCCTTTGGGTTTGCAAAGCGCAGGTCGATCTCCGTGCCACCAAGATCAGCAATCGACACCGGGACCTAAATCGGAGCCATGGCACAGCAGACGTATAAGTTTCAGAAAGCAAGTGGCAGTGTCCTGTGAAGCTGAAGATCTGTGAGCTGCTCCCGGCCTCACCTCGTCCCAGCCATCAGGAACTTTGAAGCTGTAGGGGATGATGGGGCTCCAGCCAACTCCATGGCCGCCGGACTTCTCGTCTGGCCTACGGTATGTTCTCCAGCCTGTCTGAACAATCAGCATCATGAAAACAATTTAACAGTATTTCTGTGTTCTGTCTGAACTTTTGTTGTAGTTTCTTCGGACGAAGAATCACACACTACGGTACGGCTGCTACCATTCAGATGTTACAGAAGCTAGATACTTAATCATTTTCAGAGCATTTCTTTGTCTCAAACTCTAAATTCTGAACTACTACTACAAACCCAAAACCAATCAACCAAGTTCAATCACAAACgaagaaaagaggaagaagaacttaCCATTTTCATCAGGTTCTGACAAGCCGGGGATCCTCCCTGCCAGCAGCCCCTGCGTGGCCGCCAGGCCATAGCCTGCAAACCCAAGCACTGAAGTTCCACAGACAGCAGAAACCAATGCACGCCTCCTCCCCACCATTGGTAACCCTTCCATCTCCCCCTCCTCATACGACGCTGACATGGCGGGTCCAGTGCTGCACcttaccgccgccgcccggcccttGACGAGAGGagatgccttggtgaggaagaGGAACAGGGCAGAGCTAGGCGAGAACAGCACCGTGCTGTTCATCTCCGCGAGGTGTTTGAGAGTGCTTCACCTCCGTGATTCTTCGCTGGTCTGCCACAATTCTGCTTGTTCTTGGTGGCCTAAGCTTCTGGCGTCGCCTAGAGCGGTTTCTCTTATGTTCAGTTGTTGTGATTCCTGCTTGTTCTGTTTTGGACCACAAGATATGAGTGGACAGGGAtaacttcagagttcagacaaaACTCCTGCATCACCTAGATTGTTTGAGCGTCTCTTCTtcacttccttttttttctgttcAACCCTGTTATCTTTACTTTGGTTTTGCAGATATGATCTGAGGCAGAGATCAagtaacctttttttttcttaggaaaaatgtttaatttttatttggtttgctTGGAGAAAAAGATGGCTCTTGTGGTGCATGGTAGACCATGTGTGAGGCTAGGTGTCACAGGAAGACCAGATTGGCCTTGCTTTCAGAATTAACATATTTGAGGTTTTATTATTGGATAACCTTCCCGGTGAATAGTTCTAGTTTGTATGATCCGCGTGTGAGTGTATTACACACTTACATTTACACTTATACTAGTCGATTCTCTCAACTACTCAAGGATCCGATCTATATGAATTTAGGACAATCTAGTGTGGCTACCTAAGTTAGGTTTAGAGATATTTGAATTAATTTTGCGGAAAAAGgaatatttgctttcttttaCATAAGCATCGCAAATACTACATTTGATTCTCATTTAGTCAGAGCGTCATCAAACATTTCATTAGGTCAGAGCGTCATCAAACATAGATAAatttcctcgcaaaaaaaaagagatcaaGCACACGGTAAGGAAACTGAGCTCTCTTTCTGGGGGCTCACTTGCTTTTATCTAGCTGACATTTAGAGATCAAGCACACGGTAAGGAAACTGAGCTGTTAACTTCTAAATGTTGTGGACCTGGAACGTACATGCATATATATCCAGGTCAATTGACGCACATTctagtaaaaaaaaatataatggcTGAATTTCCCACTGGCTGGATTTTCTAGTAAACCAAGTCTTCTTTTAGTCATGCTACCGAAATTTGCTAGAAACAGCCGTGAACTAGTTATTTGACTAGCTTGATCACTTATAATTCATGGCATGGTGTGTACTCATGCATCACAATTCAATGTGCTTAGCAGAACAgggaaagaaaaataaacatCATTTGACTAGCATGCTACAGTCATTCTGAAGAGTATAGACTGAAGGATGTGTGCATAATCTGCGTATGCTATGTTCAAACGTTAGTCAGTCTGTGCGATACAAACATTGTAGTCGTTTCACCATACCTGCATAATCTATACCAAAAAGGTTGCCCGCTTACGTCAGCAGGACAgcctcaaaggcaccggttggtgttttcaaccggtaccaataatgaccaaaggcaccggttaaaaTACCCGGTGTACTAGACAAAATAAGCCAATAGTCTTGGTTTCGGGACACCGGTTGCAAAACCGGTACTTATGGACCTTCTCAACCGGCGCTgaaggcctgttttctagtagtgccagATGGCATTGTGGACCATAATTTCTGGCCGAAACGCCAAGCTAGCAAGCCTCGCTGCTGTGCTGCTGTCAACGTAGACAATGGCTATGACTTTTTAGTTTTTACTACTTGCGTATGGCCTGAAGAAGGCCTTTGCATGGGCACACGTAAATATAGCCATTGGATTGCAGCAGTACTGCACACGAGTAACGAGTTCaaaaaaggaagaagagaaggaagAGGAAATGGGAATGCGGAAGAAAAAAGCAGTACGTATAGTCGATGAGTGGTTTAATTAGGATGCAAGTCATAACTACGTTGGTCATTAGGTAGGTCGACTCAaaaatttaataaaataaactagaaaGCAATTTCACGCAATTAatttagagagagaaaagaactAAACTGGCACAACATCGTTTAACGAATGGTCAAGGTCATTGCTTGCTTGTGGTGACCAAATTCTCATTCATCAATTTCCGTGTAGATCCATTGTGGTGGTTACTTCTAGACCAGACCTTGTTGCATCACAAACACATTTCACTTGGTTTCGCCGGCCAAATCATTCATAGTGTTTTGCATGAGCTGAGTAATGTGCGTACATGGCCGGCCGGGCAGCGCACACGTTCACATCACAAAACTGCTGATGGACTACGCGGGCATGCCACCCACTACTTAGAATTCCGAATTGTCTTGGTGGCTAAAAACCACAGGTAAAAAATGTACGAAAATCGCTAAGAAAATGATCCTTAGTGGATCACGCCAAGCAAAATGTGTCAAGAATGAAGTGcccaaaaaataaaattttcttAGCGGCTGGCAAGAATCATTTCCTCGGCGGTTTGGCCGCCATGTAATCTAGGGTAAAGGCAAAATCTCCAAAGCGCTAAGGAAAGGATACAACTGCCAAGCAAATTAGTATCTTTGACGGTAGTTTCCTTGGCTACCACTGGCCGCCATGCAAATTAGTTTTCTTAGCTGTGCTCAACTGCCAAGGTAATTTATGTTTCCTTGGCGGCCAACCGATTACATTACACGTAATcgcaagcaaaaaaaaaatctcagagTACGGCCGCAAGGAGAGATCCCGCGTTAGCCATTTGTCAAATCCTGGATTTAGTCAAATTCGTACTTTTGGCAAAGAAATCAACTTACGTCAttttttcaggttggagatacGTGTCATGTTTGGAAGTCTTCAGAAACTTGTGTCATGTACATGTATGTCATTGTCATGTGATTGCTTACTTTGAACAACGCACTTCATGCGATTTAGTACTTTCACTTTTAAAACATGCATGCATTCATTTCCGTTTGCAACCCAAAATTTCCAAAATATAACAATCTCGCATTAAAATTATCGACCTTACCTTATGAGATGAGAGATGTActaacatactccctccgtcccaaaaataAGTTATTTTACATTCTTGTTAATCTATTCTAAAATTCCTAGGAcgatttgttttttttgaacTTATTTTACATTCTTGTTAATCTATTCTAAAATTCCTAGGAcgatttgttttttttgaacggagggagtaaaaaTCTAGAGAAGCTTTCCTTCAATCCCTAGATAGCCATATCACAAGCTTTCACTTATTAGTATAATTCTTTTCTGACATAGCAGATAACATTTTAGTAAGATAATCAATCCTCTATCTTTTTTTTGTGTTGAACCTAATATATTTCACAGATGTGGACATGTTACTGCCCGTTCTACTCCACTAGCTCATTTTCTACCGCAGGCTATCTGAAGTGCACTCCACCACGCGCCGGCCAATTTGTACCATTTTTAAGGTAGCATAAGTCAGCTATTATGCTTTATTTCTACTCTAGTGACCTAGTCCCCTTACAGTGGAATTGAACTCGTCCAGAATTCATATTTTTGTTGAAAAAATTTCTTTTGTAATTCCTCGTGAAAAGGACTCTGAAAATACAGGTCCTCACCTACAAAAGCAAGTTGTTGATAAAAAACCAGAGGGACATGCATTATCGCTGCCTAGTCTGCAACCAGCTGCATACCGTCGCCGTATTTTCTGTCAGTTGATATGGTCAACAGCAAACGTTCAGAGTCTTGAGAAAAAttgctgcttttttttttgacgttCAATCGATTCAATGGGACGGATCGACACATGCGCCGACATGATCATTCTACTCTCAAGTCGCGAAGCATTGAACAATGGAGCTAGGAGCTTGGTTCCAGTCCATACCTAGGAAGCACGAAAGCCAAGAAATTCAGAATTTTGATAACAAACAATATGTCTCGACAAAAAGGCGACAAATTAAAGAAGCTTGCATGCATTCCAGGCGATGGGATCCAAGTCCAAGCTGACTCAATATCAACTCGGAGGTCAGCGAGTCAGTCAAACACAGACAAAAACCTTTGTCACCGCT
The nucleotide sequence above comes from Panicum virgatum strain AP13 chromosome 3K, P.virgatum_v5, whole genome shotgun sequence. Encoded proteins:
- the LOC120696908 gene encoding psbP domain-containing protein 4, chloroplastic-like isoform X3, with the translated sequence MRRGRWKGYQWWGGGVHWFLLSVELQCLGLQAMAWRPRRGCWQGGSPACQNLMKMTGWRTYRRPDEKSGGHGVGWSPIIPYSFKVPDGWDEVPVSIADLGGTEIDLRFANPKEGRLFVIVAPVRRFADDLDDATIEKIGNPEKVISAFGPEVIGENVEGKVLSSATAEHSGRTYYQFELEPPHVFITATAAGNRLYLFSVTANAVIAGLQWKRHYKDLKQIAESFRVV
- the LOC120696907 gene encoding O-fucosyltransferase 38-like, with the translated sequence MANPRGAPPLLLHPRHRRLLRSPISRCASLLFAFAVLLLLSALRQLARVDFPRPDAPRQGSSEHLWASNGYGYNACVTPTSRYKVPGESDRYMTVRSNGGLNQMRTGICDMVAVARLVNATLVIPQLDKRSFWQDTSTFKDIFDQPHFIKALEGDVHIVGDLPESLQSAPRARKHFTSWSGASYYEEVKELWKNQKVVHIPKSDSRLANNGLPIDIQRLRCRCLYQALRFSDPIEDLGKKLVDLLRYRGKFIALHLRYEKDMLAFTGCTYGLSDLEANELTIMRERTSHWKLKDINSTEQRSEGNCPLTPNEVGIFLRAMGYPESTWIYLAAGEIYGGDKYISKLRSYFPNLVSKEMLATKEELEKFNNHASQVAALDYIISVESDVFVPSHSGNMAKAVEGHRRFLGHRKTITPDRRGLVELFDLLEKGDLMEGPQLSSLVTDLHKYRQGAPRKRYGSLPGSKGRARLRTEESFYENPLPECICLTGKH
- the LOC120696908 gene encoding psbP domain-containing protein 4, chloroplastic-like isoform X4, with amino-acid sequence MRRGRWKGYQWWGGGVHWFLLSVELQCLGLQAMAWRPRRGCWQGGSPACQNLMKMTGWRTYRRPDEKSGGHGVGWSPIIPYSFKVPDGWDEVPVSIADLGGTEIDLRFANPKEGRLFVIVAPVRRFADDLDDATIEKIGNPEKVISAFGPEVIGENVEGKVLSSATAEHSGRTYYQFELEPPHVFITATAAGNRLYLFSVTANGLQWKRHYKDLKQIAESFRVV
- the LOC120696908 gene encoding psbP domain-containing protein 4, chloroplastic-like isoform X2 gives rise to the protein MNSTVLFSPSSALFLFLTKASPLVKGRAAAVRCSTGPAMSASYEEGEMEGLPMVGRRRALVSAVCGTSVLGFAGYGLAATQGLLAGRIPGLSEPDENGWRTYRRPDEKSGGHGVGWSPIIPYSFKVPDGWDEVPVSIADLGGTEIDLRFANPKEGRLFVIVAPVRRFADDLDDATIEKIGNPEKVISAFGPEVIGENVEGKVLSSATAEHSGRTYYQFELEPPHVFITATAAGNRLYLFSVTANGLQWKRHYKDLKQIAESFRVV
- the LOC120696908 gene encoding psbP domain-containing protein 4, chloroplastic-like isoform X1, with amino-acid sequence MNSTVLFSPSSALFLFLTKASPLVKGRAAAVRCSTGPAMSASYEEGEMEGLPMVGRRRALVSAVCGTSVLGFAGYGLAATQGLLAGRIPGLSEPDENGWRTYRRPDEKSGGHGVGWSPIIPYSFKVPDGWDEVPVSIADLGGTEIDLRFANPKEGRLFVIVAPVRRFADDLDDATIEKIGNPEKVISAFGPEVIGENVEGKVLSSATAEHSGRTYYQFELEPPHVFITATAAGNRLYLFSVTANAVIAGLQWKRHYKDLKQIAESFRVV